A stretch of DNA from Malus sylvestris chromosome 9, drMalSylv7.2, whole genome shotgun sequence:
CTCCTATTGAGAAATCTGATGTTATCCGTTTGAAAAAAATTCCCTAGCCATAAAGATCACAGATTAATAGATTATTGTCCAAAACACCCCCAAACTTTTAAGTGGAAAAAGGATGacatgaaatatgaaaggaatatttggccaaagagaaaaagagatatGAAAGGAAGATAAGAAAGACAGCCACTAGTATTCTTAATTGTCATCTCCGGAACTCGAAAGCATCGTAACAAGGATAGCCTACAACCCAGCAGGTTTTGTCGTTATAAAGCTTGAAATATTCCAATTTCACACACAAATCCAATTTAGACTTCACACACAAATCTAATTTAGGAATCTGATAGAATTTCCACACTTTCACACTACAGAATTAGTATATTCATATATAATTTATGTGGGTTATATGTCATATACTAAAATTCAGCACACTAAACGGTTTCTAaagaaacgatattatctacacccAGAGGTGGAGGAATGGGCTAAGTCTCACAATTagctaataataatgtggttcaaattcgtttttggcaaaaatcgaacctaaaacctctcacttacaagtaaagagaaatatcattagaccgtagtGAAGTGCCGATTTAGTTCCTGAACTATCAGCTCAGGGAAAATTAGGtccttgaattatttttttggtaaaataagtccctaaattcaataaaaattgctaatttcatccctactattatattcaaaactatttaatcaaaattttcgtcaacttaagtAACTTGACACATACTTTAGAATAATTCCGTTAGACAGGTGGCAACTTCCCATGCAAAGCTTAATCGTTAAGTTTTTTCAACCTTTTTCCGTGAGAGATCTGATCTAAGTGGTTTTCCACTTAATCTCCTTCCTTTCTCAcctataagcccttaacatttcatatatgtTGCGAATCTAATgtctaatttaccctccaagttaacgtctaatttaccctccaaGTTAACtccactattttttttatataaaaaaaaattatcaatctACCCTCCAATGTATATCACATGCAGGTAACATGACTTAAATTTACGAAAAATTGAATGTAGTAGCTTTAAATATAATATTAGGGATATTAgcaaatttttataattcaatgattGATTTTTCTGAAAAGTTAGTTTGGGGACCTAATTTTTACTTAGACGATAATTCAGGAACTAAATTGACAATTCAGTTGTAATAGAGCACCTCAACCATATTAAACGCCGAACAAGCTGTTGTAgcctcaacttttttttttttttttataaatgttattttaatttaCCTTTACAAATATCTTCACCTAAAATATCAAATTCTGACAAAAGATGAAAAATCAGAAagatttgggtaaattacatagtagcccctcaggtttgaggtctattacaaccccatacaacatctttaaaacatttcactttcatacctcaagtactattttatttcaaaataatacctccgttacattttccatccattgaacCATTAAgtgttgacgtggctgccaaatgtgtgccacgtgggtGCCAAATGTatgccacatggcaaaaataataattttttaatttttttttttaaaaaatctgaatcttctaaataaataaacaaaatgaaaaaaaaaaaaaaaacttagaaaacACAAAACCACCCCCACAACCTCTCCTTACCCCTCTTCTTCCTCCCAACCACGTtcctctcctccactctcttcacctcccctcccatccaaaaacccaccccacccccaccttccCCGAGCCCTTTCTCCTCTTCACCCCCACCCCTTTTCCCCATTCTCTCATATGTAACCTCACCCACAacattccaacatattcaaatcatgaaattgaacaacaattttcTCAATTCATACATAGAAATCCAAGAGTTTGGCCTTAAGGACATCAATCACCATTCATTGAAGCTCTAGAGTAAGGACGACCTGGCATCCCAGCCTTGAGAACCCTAGCCCTAGAGTTCCTTTTCAGCACGTACTCCTTGTCGTATGACCGCAGAGGGAGGTGGCTCAACTGCGGGAGCTTGTCGCCTGGGGCGGGGTTCGCAAGAGCTTGTCGTCGCTGGAGCTAATCgtcgccgggggggggggggagggggagggTAGTCACACAAGCTTGTAGTCGCGGCAGGGGGGCGATGGGAAGGGCCTCTGTGAGGTGGGGTGAGGTGGGTCATCTGGGAGATGAGGTGTGTAAGTTTATGGGTTTTTGTGTGTGGGTGTGGGGGGAGGGGAAGGGGGGGTtcaacttttgcttttgtttttttaagaagattcaggttttaaaaaaaataaaacattattatttttgccacgtggcatacaTTTGGCAACcatgtggcacacatttggcagtcacgtcagcacttaacggatcaatgaatggaaaatgtaacggaggtattattttgaaataaaatagtacttgaggtatgaaagtgaaattttttaaagatcTTGTAttgggttgtaatagacctcaaacctgaggggctactctGTAATTTACCCcaaagattttattttcttaaaccatttccaacttttgggttaaaacctaaaatttttaatccTTAGAAATGTTTTTTTGGATTAAATTGTTGGCCCGCGactattaaagaatgaatttaagatattttttttgaagtaacttttttttttcaaaaaaaaaatgcaaagtattctaatttaattttatgaaaactttaacctaaaaatatttagattccgataaatataAAAATCACTAATCCAATACCATGAAGCTCGCAGAACACTATAAAAGAAACACATgaaagaatttttttaattattttaatcattagatttaaaactttttttttcattggatTTAATTATATTAGATCATAGGTGtttaattcaatgaatttataaatataaaactaaaaatacacatatatgatggcctcaaaaataattttaggttaaaactcatatttaccTCAAGAATTAAAGTAAgttagaaaaaatttcaaacttaaACTTTAAGTTTTACTTCAAGAATTAAAGTAAGAGAAAATTTCGaacttaaaatttaagttttaccaCGTCAAACTACAAACACCAATCAACCAGCCAAGCCTCTTAGCTCTCAATAGCTAAAGCTAAAGCAGCAAGTGGCCAACATGTGGGGCCTGTTGCCAACATTTTGCGCGTGACTATTTTCCAAGGCGCGTCTTTTTGGCGCGTTACAAGCTAGGTCCAGTTGCACCCAAAAACCAGGTCTGAGAACTTAGGTCATCCTCGATCGATCAGGTCGAGGGTTAGAGGGTTGAAAATAACCCGAAATTGATGCTAAATTGACATTTGAGCACTAAGTGTTCTTGGGTTTGGAGAGGATTTAGTTACCAGATgttaaaatttgggttttagccTCACCTTTTGGAGTTTGTTAAGATTTGAAGATACATGTTTTGgcacacattttttatttttattttataaaactcATTTTGTAATATATTTTATCGATTTTCACTTTATACATTTTTGTTCATCCTTCATAGATTATCTTAGtaaaaaattgataaaattcaaaaagattaaaacattcatttgtagtaaagaaaataaataaatacaatccTATAAAGAAACGCTAAATATAGTTCAACGGCCCAATGTTTTTGAATTTAGATGATTTTGATAGATTTGAAGCTagacataaaaaataaacagttaaattattaaaataaattatgaagTGAACCTCACAAAAACATATATCAAAAACATATGCCTCCAAATCCgaactctatatatatatatatatatatatatatatatattgtcataCACTAGAATCAATCTTATCCTTTGCAAAGTATGGGGAACACAATTGGAGGAAGAAGGAAAGCAAAGGTAATGAAAATCAGCGGGGAGACCTTCAAAGTAAAGACCCCGATAAGGGCATGGGACGTAGTGAAGGACTACCCAGGTCATGTCCTATTGAACTCAGAAGCTGTGAAACGTTTTGGCGTGAGGGCCAGGCCACTGGAACCACAAGAAGAATTGAAGCccaagaaaatatattttcttgtcCAACTCCCCAAGTTTCcggcggaggaagaagaaaaacaagtgaCAAGAAGAGTGCGGTCGGGTATTCAAGTGAGTGCCAAGGACAGGCTCGAGTGCTTGATGCTTTCACGGCGGTCGGTGTCGGATCTTACGAGTGTTAGGGCATCGTCGACAACGTCGAGTTCATCATCGGAGGGACCGGTGCGGATGAAGATGAGGCTGCCGAAGGCTCAAATGGTAAAACTGGTTGAAGAGAGTAAGGATGACGTGGAAATTGCTGAGAGGATAATAGAGCTTTATATGGTTAATAATGGTGGAAAGGTCGAAGGGCAGATggtggagaaggaagaaggcgtTTTGCAGCGGAAGCGCGGTGGTGGCAACCTCAAGCCGAGTCATGAGGTATGAGTCTGAccctcttttttgttttttgtttttaaatattttgaaattggGTGTGCATCTTTTTCTGGTAGAAAGATAAGATATTTAAtcaattttgttctttttcttttgtttttagtgcTATAAACTTGGTTCAATTCCCAATATTCAGGTGAcctatgtttatttatttttttggagaaCTTCAGGTGACCTATGTTAGGTGTTCATAGTTTTGCACTCTTGAATTTTTTGGTGAAAGTTTTGCACATTTAAAGGGTGGTTATTGAGTTTGTGAATTATTCTTACAAAGTGACACTTCAAGAAAGTTGATGTGCTTTTTTCTTTCGTACAAGTGATGTGACCATCGAATGCAACTTGGGTTGATGagatgaatgttttttttttttttttgaaataattataaGCACACTTTTTCTTAATCGCTTCTCTTTCATTAGTACTTATATATGGAATATAAATATTCTAAATCAGCTTAATTGAGTACAAGTATTACGAacaattttaattgtttaattatGGGCAGTTTTAGTTGTTCAATTTACATATGTGCATACGATGACACTGTGCTGTTTGTagaatgtttgtttttcttgGTCAATTTTAGGCTTCGAATAAGAAATTAGGT
This window harbors:
- the LOC126634030 gene encoding uncharacterized protein At1g66480; this encodes MGNTIGGRRKAKVMKISGETFKVKTPIRAWDVVKDYPGHVLLNSEAVKRFGVRARPLEPQEELKPKKIYFLVQLPKFPAEEEEKQVTRRVRSGIQVSAKDRLECLMLSRRSVSDLTSVRASSTTSSSSSEGPVRMKMRLPKAQMVKLVEESKDDVEIAERIIELYMVNNGGKVEGQMVEKEEGVLQRKRGGGNLKPSHEKRVSFVPVEEEEIRLDLAPQ